A portion of the Juglans microcarpa x Juglans regia isolate MS1-56 chromosome 1D, Jm3101_v1.0, whole genome shotgun sequence genome contains these proteins:
- the LOC121249784 gene encoding LOW QUALITY PROTEIN: probable 2-oxoglutarate-dependent dioxygenase At3g50210 (The sequence of the model RefSeq protein was modified relative to this genomic sequence to represent the inferred CDS: deleted 1 base in 1 codon): MATDFKFIPVIDISPLLAKCDDPKMAEDPGVYEVVRQLDQACREAGFFYVKGHGIPDSIIKEVKSVAQKFFELPYEEKLKIKMTAATGFRGYQRIGENITKGVPDMHEAIDCYKEVKEGMYGELGKPMEGRNQWPSNPPNYTELMEEYISLCTDLSRKIMRGIALALGGSPDEFEGDRAGDAFWVMRIIGYPGVSTSNGHGPRNDIGCGAHTDYGLLTLVNQDDEITALQVRNLSGEWISAPPIPGTFVCNIGDMLKIYSNGLYDSTLHQVINNAPRYRVCVAYFYETNFDTAVEPLEICKQRTGGAKKFGRAVYGEHLVSKVLTNFG; this comes from the exons ATGGCTACCGACTTCAAGTTCATACCCGTTATCG ATATAAGTCCTCTTTTGGCCAAGTGTGACGACCCA AAAATGGCGGAGGACCCAGGTGTATATGAAGTTGTTAGACAGTTAGACCAGGCTTGCCGAGAGGCGGGATTCTTCTATGTG AAGGGCCATGGTATTCCAGATTCCATTATTAAAGAGGTGAAAAGTGTGGCGCAAAAATTTTTCGAACTTCCATAtgaagaaaaactcaaaatcaagATGACTGCAGCAACTGGGTTCAG AGGATATCAGAGAATTGGGGAAAATATAACTAAAGGCGTGCCAGACATGCACGAAGCTATTGAT TGCTATAAAGAAGTGAAAGAAGGGATGTATGGAGAGCTTGGGAAACCTATGGAAGGACGTAACCAATG GCCATCCAATCCTCCAAACTATACAGAGCTAATGGAGGAGTATATCAGCCTATGCACAG AcctttcaagaaaaattatgcGGGGAATTGCTTTAGCATTGGGTGGATCACCAGATGAATTTGAAGGTGACAGAGCTGGAGATGCATTTTGGGTGATGCGTATTATAGGTTACCCAGGTGTATCCACATCAAATGGTCATGGCCCAAGAAATGATATTGGATG TGGAGCTCACACTGACTATG GTTTGTTGACATTGGTTAATCAAGATGATGAGATAACTGCACTACAG GTAAGAAACTTGTCGGGTGAATGGATTTCAGCTCCTCCAATTCCTGGAACATTTGTATGCAACATTGGGGACATGCTGAAG ATTTACTCAAATGGTTTGTATGACTCAACTTTGCACCAAGTTATCAATAACGCTCCAAGATATCGGGTCTGTGTAGCATATTTCTATGAG ACAAACTTCGACACAGCAGTAGAGCCTTTGGAAATTTGTAAACAGAGGACTGGTGGAGCTAAGAAGTTCGGAAGAGCTGTGTATGGAGAGCATTTGGTCAGCAAGGTCCTAACAAATTTCGGTTAG
- the LOC121249552 gene encoding tRNA-dihydrouridine(16/17) synthase [NAD(P)(+)]-like, with translation MKFIIPSLSLRSSRNSCCPAQKSIMASPLAQTLTLSQTQTGSFHADPAQDDLDDMPCSDPQQERQERQQLLLSSSDSLPLGFGSPSRCLSGESLVERAWTHWAKLGRPKLIVAPMVDNSELPFRMLCRKYGAEAAYTPMLHSRIFTENEKYRNQEFTTCKEDRPLFVQFCANDPEVLLEAAMRVEPFCDYVDINFGCPQRIARRGNYGAFLMDNLPLVKSLVQKLALNLNVPVSCKIRVFPDLQDTIKYARMLEDAGCSLLAVHGRTRDEKDGKKFRADWDAIKAVKNAVRIPVLANGNIRHMDDVHTCLEKTGADGVLSAESLLENPALFAGYRTAEWVVGSEGSERDGKLDQTDLLVEYLKLCERYPVAWRMIRAHVHRMLGDWFRMHPHVREDLNSQSKLTFEFLYDMIDHLRELGTRIPLYLDDKLGDRVPADGLVSRDV, from the exons ATGAAATTCATAATTCCCTCTCTATCCCTCCGCTCTTCGCGCAATTCCTGCTGCCCAGCACAAAAATCTATCATGGCCTCCCCTCTCgcccaaaccctaaccctatcCCAAACCCAAACCGGAAGCTTCCATGCCGACCCAGCGCAAGACGACCTGGATGATATGCCCTGCTCCGACCCGCAACAAGAACGACAAGAGCGACAACAGTTGCTTCTTTCTTCCTCCGATTCGTTGCCGTTGGGATTTGGCTCGCCGAGCCGGTGCTTGTCGGGAGAGTCCCTCGTCGAGCGGGCATGGACTCACTGGGCCAAACTCGGTCGGCCCAAGTTGATCGTGGCCCCAATGGTCGATAACTCCGAGCTACCGTTTCGAATGCTCTGCCGGAAGTACGGAGCTGAGGCAGCGTACACGCCCATGTTGCACTCTCGCATTTTCACCGAGAATGAGAAGTATCGTAATCAGGAATTCACCACTTGCAAG GAGGATCGCCCATTGTTTGTTCAGTTTTGTGCTAACGATCCAGAAGTTTTATTGGAGGCTGCAATGAGAGTGGAACCTTTTTGTGATTACGTTGACATCAATTTTGG TTGTCCTCAGCGTATTGCTAGGAGGGGCAATTATGGAGCTTTCCTTATGGATAATCTTCCCCTTGTAAAATCACTAGTGCAGAAGTTGGCTCTCAACCTTAATGTTCCTGTGTCATGCAAAATCCGAGTATTCCCAGATTTGCAGGATACAATCAAGTATGCTAGGATGCTAGAGGATGCAGGTTGCTCTCTTTTAGCTGTGCATGGCCGAACCAGGGATGAGAAAGATGGAAAGAAATTTCGGGCAGACTGGGATGCTATCAAGGCAGTAAAAAATGCAGTTAGAATCCCTGTTCTTGCAAATGGGAACAttcggcacatggatgatgttCATACCTGTTTGGAAAAGACTGGTGCTGATGGGGTGCTTTCTGCCGAGTCTCTCCTTGAGAATCCAGCTCTTTTTGCTGGGTATCGAACTGCTGAATGGGTAGTGGGCAGTGAAGGAAGTGAGAGAGATGGAAAACTGGACCAGACAGACCTGCTAGTGGAGTATTTGAAGTTATGTGAAAGATACCCTGTGGCATGGAGAATGATTCGTGCTCATGTGCACAGGATGTTGGGAGACTGGTTCAGGATGCATCCACATGTCAGAGAGGATCTCAACTCCCAATCCAAACTGACATTTGAATTTCTTTATGACATGATTGACCATCTTAGGGAGCTGGGAACAAGAATTCCACTTTATCTGGATGATAAACTTGGAGATAGAGTTCCTGCAGATGGGCTCGTATCCAGAGATGTATGA